TCTGCTGGCGACTGCAAACCCGAGACCATAGCCCTTCAACGCTCTAGGATCTGCTTGTATCATCTCAAGTCTCTTTACGTGGAATGCGAGCTCCATTCCTTTTCTCAATTTCTCAGCAGCTTTGACTACCCCTTCAGAGAGTAATTTTCCAAAACCATCTTTCTTTGCTATCTGTTTTATCAACTCGATTACTGCTTCCATGTTTCCCCAATTGAGCCTGAGGCCATCAGTATCAGCTAAGCTTATGAGCCCCCTTTCGTATAGCTCCATTGCCCACGAGATGACTTCACTTGTCGTGATTACATCCATTCCAAGCTCATTGAGGAGATCAACTGCAGCTAGAGCTTTCTCCAGATCTCTATTTCCTATTCTAACAGTCATCCCAGCCAGAGCTTCATATTCCAGCCCTTCATTCACAACAATCTCACCGTCTTTATGATAGACATAGACTCTACTGCATGGAACAACACATGAAAAGCAACCCCTGACCTTTACATTGTGCTTTACAGCTAATTTTTCACCGCTTACATCATAGGCGAAATCAACCTCACCGCGAGAAAAGTGATATGCGGGAAGCATGCCTATTCTGTTTCCAGCAAGGAGAATTCTAGTTGTTCCCATTATTCTTCTTGGCCAGAACTGCTCATGAGAAAATACTTCTTTTTCTATTTCATCAACAATTTTCTCGAACTTATTTTGATCGGCAACCTCAACATATCCATCTCCTCTAACTGCTACGGCCTTGACATTCTTCGATGCCATAAGGGTTCCCATCCCGGTTCTTGCTGCAGGCCTGACTCTGTTGAAGAATACTCCTCCAAAGAGAACACCGTTTTCAGATGCAGGGCCCACTATGCCTACTTGAACTCTATGATCTCCAATTTCACGTATAATTTCATCGAGAGCTTTAGATACGGTTTTCCCCCAAATTCCTTCAGCGTCTCTAAATTCAACAGACTTTTCCGTTATGTATAAGTATATTGGCTTTCTGCTCTTTCCCTCCAATATTATCTGGTCAAAGCCAGCATATTTCATCTCAGCCCCAAAATGTCCTCCAGCATTTGAATCCCCAAGGATTCCAGTAAGCGGCGATTTTCCACTCACATTCACTCTCGCTCCAAGAGGAAATCCTGTTCCAGCTATGGGACCAGTTGATATCATCAGTTTATTATCAGGGCTCAAGGGATGTACTTCTGGAGGAACCTCATCGTACAACTTTCTTATGTTAAATCCTCTTCCTCCGATATATCCAGCCGCTAGTTCTTTTGTAACTTCCTCGAACTTTACTTCTCTCCTCTCTAGATTAATTCTCAATATTCTGCCAGCATATCCATATAGCTTAGACATCTCTTATCCCCCACTTGCTCCTTAATCTTAAACCTGCTGCTAGGGCAGTTGCATAATCTTTCCCAAGCTCATGCTTCTGTGGCTTCTCAATCTGTTGATCCCTGCTTGTTAAAAAGAGAGCACCCGTTGGGCATCTTTTCACACATTCTGGCTGACCTCCACATAAATCACAGAGAAGAGGTTTCAATTTCAGAGGATTCATTGATAAGTAGCCATACGGACAAGCGTCTATGCATGAACCGCAGCCAATGCAGAGAAACTCATCAAGCTTAACTTTCTTTTCTTTTTCATCGAAATATAGAGCCTTGGTTGGACAGCTTTTTGAGCAAGGAGCATCTTCACAGTTCTGACAAATCAATGGAAAGTCAATTTCTCTCAGATCATCTTTGATTATTTTTATTCTAGAGAAAGTTGATGAGAAGAATCCTTCATGTTTAAAGGAACACCAGAGCTCACAATATTTGCATCCAGAGCATTTAGAAAAATCAACTTCTAAGCGAAGTCCCATTGGCTCATGGTATCACCACAGGATTTGTGTATTTGAAAAAATTTGCTATTTATATTTTTTGAAACTGAAAGCGTTGCCTTTTTCAAGGTTTTTAGGAAGCCAAAAAATTTAATTATTAAAAATTATACGGCTAAATCCCTGGCTATGATCTCAGCAACCTTTTTTCCCGACAGTAGCATAGAGCTGAAAATTGGGCCCATTCTATAGAGACCGTATAGCTCGGCAACTGACATACCACAGGCATATAGGCCATCAATCACTTTACCTGTTTTCTCAACGACCTCTTTCTCTGATTTTTCTGCATATGCGGATGACTCTCCCTTCAGAGTGATTCCAAAATTGGGGTTTTTCTTTACGAGAGCTCTGATCACTTCAGCACCGTGTCCTGTAGCGTCTACTGTTGCTCTAGCTGGAATGAATATTGGATCAACATGCAAACTACTCATTTCCACTGCTGTCCAAATGGTAACTACCCCATGCACAGAGGGAGGGTTATCCCTCACGATGACATCTTCCACAGAAGTTCCCAATAATATTCTTGCTCCAGAATCCAGCACACCGTTTGCAAGTCTTATCATCAATTCCACAGCATCCACAACTAGAAGTCCAGAATCCTCAATCTTCTTGTATTTAATTTCAAAATCCTCCAAGATATCTTTGGCCAGGCTGTTCAAAACCACCTTGTGAAAAAGATTTCCTCCACCTCCAATACCTCCTCCCACGCTCAATCTCCTCTCTATGAGGAGAACTTTGATCTTCTTCTCAGCAAGATATTTTGCTGCCGCCATTCCTGATGGTCCTGCCCCAACAACTATCACATCTACCCCTTTGGAGAAGGTGATCCAGTCCTCAAGCGAATCTCTCAATATCGAAGCTGTAATGAGGGATTCCAACATAGTATTTAACCTCCTCTACTACAAGCAAGTTAAAAACAGTAATATTTAAAAATTATTATTGTAATTATTAACAGGTTATTGCTTCTTCTCAGAAATCATTTCCCTTACTATTGAGAGGATTTCTGCTGCATGACCCCTAGGCTTAACCCCGATTTTTCTCCAAACTAACTTACCTTCCTGATCGAAAATGAACGTGCTTCTAATGATCCCTTCTTTTTCACCGCTCTTTTTTCCCCAAGCACCAAGTTTTCGTATCACACTTCCATCTCTGTCAGTTAGCAAAGGGACATTCAAACCATGCTTTTCCTTGAATTTTTTATGTGAAGAGGGCGAATCCATGCTTATTCCATAAACCTGTACGTTTAGTTCAACGAACTTTGATAATATTTCAGAAAATTCTTTTGCCTCAGCAGTACATCCAGGTGTGTTATCCTTTGGATATACATATAGAACAGTCCATTTTCCTTTTAATAAGTCCTTCAATTTAATTTCCTTTCCATCTTCTCCAACTAAACTGGCATCCAAGATCTCCATAGCGCTCTTCCTCATATCTATAATTTTTGATAAAAATTAATAAAAGAAAAGTTTAAATGTAATTTCTCATTAGAATCAACTAAAAACCCGGAGGTCATTTTAAATGAGAACTGTCTCAACAGCAATAGTAGGAGCTATTGTTGTTATAGTAATAGCAGTTGCAATTTTGGGAATTTACTTGGCAGAAAGAGGCGGAGCTCCTTCTGCAACTACTACAGTACCAGCAACTACAACATCCCCACCTAAAACTACAACCAATCTCTCTAGGAACAGTATCTGCATTGTTTATGACGTTGGCGGGAGAGGAGATCTAAGCTTCAATGACATGGCATATCTGGGGGCAAGCAGAGCTGCAAAGGACTTTGGTCTTAAGCTTGTGGAGGCTCAGAGCACTTCCCAAAACGATTACCTACCAAATCTCAATACAATGGCCCAAAGCGGAAGTTGCTTGGTAATTGTAGCAGTTGGCTTCTTGATGGCTGATGCTGTTAATCAGACAGCTGCCCAATATCCTAATCAGAACTTCGCAATAATTGATGCAGTTGTCCCGCAACCAAATGTTCTGAGCGTAACATTCAAGGAGGAGGAAGGCAGCGCGCTAGCTGGAGCACTAGCTGCCATGATAGCCCACTACTATAACTATTCATCCGTTGGTGTGGTGCTGGGGATGGAGATTCCAGTTCTCTATAAATTCGAGGCAGGATATTACTGGGGAATAAGGTATGGGGAGCAGCTCTATCAGCAATACACAGGTCAAAATGTAACTCCCCTCAATGTGCTTTGGACATATACCGGATCTTTCAATGATCCAGCAAAGGGAAAAACAGCAACACAGGCTCAGCTTGCTCAGGGTGCTGGAATAGTCTACAACGTAGCAGGAGCAACAGGTCTGGGCATATTCGATGCGGTTGAAGAGTACAACATGCAGAGAGGAAGAACCATGGGACCACCTTTTGCCATTGGAGTTGACAGCGACCAGGATTGGATAAAGCCAGGCTACATTATAGCAAGCGTAGAAAAGAGAGTCGATATAGGAGTATACGATGCAGTCCAGAGAGCGTTGAGCTTTTATTCAGGGAACATTTCCAAGTATGGAGGACAATTAGTGCTGGGGCTGAACGAGGGAGGAGTTGCTCTTAGCTCCCTCGACGATCTCAATACGTTCCTTCAGATAGCTGTGCAGGCTGGAAAGACTGTAAACCAGACGCAGATCTTCCAGAAGGTTGGCAGCATGAGAAACTCCATACCTCAGTGGATATGGCAGGCAGTTGCCAATCTGACCAACACGCTCAAGGTGAATCAAAACATCTCTGCTTATGGGCTGAAATTCTCCGATATTGAATCGCTAATAGTGAACAATGCTCTTGATTCAGCAAAAATTAAAGATATACGAGCGAAGCTTGGAGTTCCAACTGGATAATTTTTTTAACACATTTCTTTAAAAGTTTTAAAAACCCTTTTTTGAAGGTGTCAGATATCATGTCAAGCCAAGAAGAGAACGCTATTGAAATGCTGAACATAACGAAGGTTTATCCTGATGGTGTAGTAGCACTGAATGATGTTTCACTCACGATAAAAAAGGGAGAAATTCACGGAATTTTAGGAGAAAACGGCGCAGGAAAGACAACACTGATGAGAATATTGTACGGAAACATAAGGCCAACAAGGGGAAAAATAAAGATAAACGGAGAAGAGGTGAGCTTCAAAAGCAGTGCTGATGCGATAAAAAAGGGAATAGGCATGGTTCATCAGCATCCAGCACTGGTTCCGGTTTTTACTGCAAGGGAAAACATATTTCTGGGCATTCCATCCAGACAGAAAGGTGAAGATAGATTAAAGGAACTCATTGAAACCACAGGGCTCAAAGTCCCGTTGGAGGAGAGAGTTGAGGATCTCTCTCTAGGGATAGCCCAAAGGATCGAGATTCTCAAGGTGCTCTACAGGGGGGCAGATATACTCATTCTAGACGAGCCCACAACAAACATGACCAGCGAAGAAGTTAGAGAATTCTTTGTAAGCCTTCGAAACTTGAAAAAGATGGGTAAAACAATTCTCTTCATATCTCACAAGCTAAAGGAAGTTTTGGAGATAACCGATAGGATCACTGTTCTTAGGAGGGGAAAAGTCAGTGGCAATTTGGAGACAGTTAGAGCAACTCCCGAGGAGCTTGCCAGGCTAATGGTAGGAAGAGAAGTTTTTCTCAAAATAGAGAAGCCTATCATTGCTCCGGGAGAGACTGTCCTGCAAGTTAGCGATCTCTGGGTGAGAAGATGGGACAAATCTTGGGCAGTGAAGGGAGTAGCATTTGAAGTAAAGAAAGGGGAAATATTCGGAATAGCAGGAGTTGAGGGCAACGGACAGAGCGAGCTAGTAGAAGCAATAACTGGCCTGAGAAAGCCAGAGAAAGGGAAGATCATTCTGAAAGGGAAAGAAGTTACAAATTTTTCTCCATCATCACTCTATGAAATGGGAATGGCACATATACCTGAGGATAGACAGAGAACCGGTCTCATTCTTGACATGAGTGTATGGGAGAACTCTATCCTTGGAATGCACAAGAAAAGAAGATTTGTCAATTCTCTCAAAATATTCAATAGCAGAGCAATTTACAATTATGTTGAGGAGCTTATCAAGCGATATGAAATAGTTGTCTCGAGACTAGACACTCCTGTTCGGAGACTAAGTGGAGGGAACCAGCAGAAAGTAGTTGTCAGCAGAGAGCTATCGAAGGATCCTGAACTAATAATAGCAGCACAACCTACTAGAGGACTAGATGTAGGAGCGACTGAGTATATTAGAAGACTGCTCGTTGATCTTAAAACAAAGGGAAAAGCAGTTCTACTCGTATCAAGTGATATAGATGAGATCATGGAACTCAGCGACAGAGTGGCAGTTATGTACGATGGAGAGTTCATGGGTATAGCGGAGACATTCTCTCTCAATGAGAGAGAGATAGGAATGATGATGGGAGGATATAGGTTGAGTGAAATAATGAGAGGGGGCTGATAAACTTGAACACTCTATCAAGGATAAAGGAAAAATATGGAGAAAGCATTGTTGGCTTTCTAGAAGTAACACTGGCTGCTGCTATTGGGCTTGGGGCTTCTGCTGTTCTAATTAGGGCAGGTGGTTACAGCCCCGCCGATGCTTTTTACTACCTTTTCAGAGGATCTTTCGGCTCTCTCTATAGCTTATATACAACTTTGAGCTATTCCATTCCTCTTATGCTCACAGGCCTCGCCTTCGCTGTTAGTGTTAGGGCTGGACTTTTTAACATTGGGGCAGAGGGACAAGTGTATATATCTGCTTTAGGAGCGATAATAGCGGCATCAATAGCCATGCCATCCTACCTCTACCTTCCAATGGAATTCTTAATAGGGATTTTACTAGCAGTGCTCTGGTCATTGGCAGCTGGAGCATTGAAGGTCTGGAAGGGAGTAAACGAGGTAGTTTCTACAATAATGCTCAACTGGATAGCATTCTGGATTGTCGAGTACGCTAGAGCGAACATTTACTATGATCCCCTTTCTCCAGACAGAACCATTAGAATACCACTCGCAGGAAGATTGCCTCTCCTTGTTGCTAATACATCACTCTATTCAGGAATAATAATTTCAATAGGGGTAGTGGTTGTCATGTACATTATAATGTGGAAAACAGCAGTGGGCTATGAGATTAGAGCAGTTGGACTGAATCTTTTTGCCTCAAAATATGGAGGTATAAAGACATCGTTGGTTGCTTTGGAGGCATTTGCTATAAGCGGTTTGCTGAGTGGATTAGCAGGAGTTATGGAGACAATTGGTAGACCGCCCACATATGCAATTGTGACTGGGCTCACAAATCTCGTCAATTTGGGTTTCAATGGGATAGCCGTATCATTGATTGGAAGAAACAATCCCATAGGCATAATTCCAGCATCCATATTTATTGGAGCTCTAACTGCGGGAGCAACATCGATGCAGATATTTGCTGGCGTTCCGCTTGAAATGGTTCAAGCTGTTCAAGGAATTATTGTAATAGTTCTAGCAATTCCTGGACTCATAAGAATTTTGAAATCTTACATAAAGAGGTGAAGGAGACAATGGATTCATCTATGATAGCAAACATCCTTATTCAGACAGCATATGCTTCAACCCCCCTCCTCCTCGCCTCTACGGGGGAGATACTTTCAGAGAGGGCAGGAATTGTGAATATAGGATTGGAGGGAATAATGCTCCTCTCAGCCTTCATAGGAGTGGTAGTTGGGGATGGTCTCAAGAACCCTTTGGCTGGAATCTTGGCTGCCGTAGCTTTGGGAGCCCTAATTGGGCTCATGCACGGATTCATAACAGCCTACTTAAAGGGGGATCACATTGTCAGTGGCTTGGGGATAAACCTCTTTGCCTTGGGCTTCGTGCCGTATGGCATCTATGCTGTTTGGGGAGTGAGGGGCTATTACAATCCCAGCACTCAGGCTAAGGTTCCGAGCGTCTTTGGTGTCTCTCCAATATTCATAAGCAGCATCATCATCGTTTTCCTAGTTTACTATTTGCTGTTTCATACGCGCTTTGGACTTTCTCTGAGGTCTTGCGGTGAGGATCCCCGCTCAGCCGATGCTTCTGGGATAAGAGTCGAGAGAATGCAGTTGCTGGCAGCGGTCATAGGATCATCTCTCTCTGGCCTGGCAGGTGTTTTCATGTCCTTAGATTGGCTCACTACCATAACTAAAGATCTTCCTGCTGGGAGAGGATTCATAGCTCTCGCAATCGTTAATTTTGCCAATTGGAATCCACTGCTCGGGTTGCTTGGCAGTTATCTCTTCGGGTTCTTCTGGGTAATCATAGAGTGGCTCAAAATATCAGCACTGAAACAGATCATTCCTGTAACTCTTCTGAATATAATCCCGTATGTGGCAACCTTGGCTGTAACAGCAGGAGTCCTGGGAAGATCTAGACCCCCCAAATATGCAGGAGTCCCATATAAGAAGGAGTGATGAGAAATGAACGAAGAGAACGATATATGTTTAATTATAGCTACCTCTGTACTTGGTCTTGAACTAGGGAAAAAATTTGCCAAGGAAATCCAGGAGAAGCTCTCTGGTATGAAAGATGAGATAAAATTCATTGGAGTAATTAGCAAAAAGGAAGAGATTCCCCAGAGCTGTTCTTCTTCAATAGTTCTTGTCGCTACTGGTGGTACGGAAGATGTAATAGTGAATATTGGAAACATGAGCAAAAATCTCCATTTATTCTATCATGACTCCTTCAATAGCCTTCCAGCAACTCTGGAATCTGTGGCTCTTCTCAGGCAAATGGGAAAGGAGCCGCATCTTCATAAGTATGATGGACCAGACTCGCTTCTACGAATGGTGGATGCATTAGAAAGGGCAAAGAGAGGAATTGAAAAGCTGAAGAGCTGCAGGCTAGGCGTAGTAGGAGGAGTAAGTGATTGGCTAGTATACAGCAGGGTAAATCCCTCTGATGTGAAAAGGAAATTGGGCTCGGAGATCGTGGAGATCCCGCTTCAAGAATTGCTCGAACTTATGGATAACATTGATGCACAGCAAGACATGAATGAAATAACGAAAAAAGCCCGGAAGATAGAGGTGAGCCGCGAGGAAATTAGCAAGGCGCTGAGGGTTCATGGAGCTCTTCTGGAGATCGCTAAAAAATATAATTTATGTGGCTTGACAGTTAAATGCTTCGATTTAATACTAGCGAAGAGAACTACAGCTTGTCTCTCTATGTCGCTGATGAACACAAAAGTATTTCCGGCAGCATGCGAGGGCGATGTGCCGCTCCTCATATCCATGGCTCTTGGAGAGTTCGTGACAGAACGTCCAGCATTCATGGGAAATCCTGCTATACTGAAAAAAGGAGAGATATTGATTGCTCACTGTACTGCTCCTCTTATTTCTTCTTTCAAACTGACAACTCACTTCGAATCTAACCTTGGAGTTGGAATAAGTGTTGATTATCCATATGGAGAAGCTGTCACAATTTACAGAATTGATTCTGGGCTGGAAAAAATCAGGATTGGCAAAGGAAGAATAAAGGAATGGAAATGGAGAGAAGATCTCTGCAGGACTCAGGTTCTGATAGAGATGGAAAATGCAGAAAAAATCCTGAAAAAAAGCATTGGAAATCATTACGCTCTAATTATAGGAGATTGGGTGGAAGAGCTCTCCGCTGCAGGAGAGCTCCTTGGATTGAATGTGGAAACGATCTAATTTTTCATCGATTTTTACTCTGGACATAACTTAAAGAAAAATCAGTGAAGCTCATAGGACAAAATCAATAAATATTTATATAAAGAAGCTTCAGACGGTGCCTAGTTCCTTGAACGTAGCAGTAGTTAGGTCTCCCAAGCTAGAGCTATTCGGAATTTTTACAGATGCCATTGAAAAGCTCAAGGAAATTTCCAATGTTGTTGAGATCTATGGCTCAGACAATGAAGCAGACCTAGCAGAACAGCTGCGCGGCTACTCTGTGGCAATTACAGAACCAATGCTTCCTAAATTTGGAAAAAAATTTTTTGAGCTTAATGATGATATAAAGATGATTTTTGTTCATGGAAGAGGATACGATAACGTGGATGTTTCCGCAGCGAGAAAAAAGGGGATTATTGTAGCAAGAGTTCCTGGTTGGTGCGAGAACGAAGCAGTCGCCGAACATGCTTTAGCTCTCTTATTGGAAGGAGTAAAAATGCTGTGGAAAGCTCGCATTTGGGTTTCGAGCGGAGAGTGGAAGAGGGTTGGTGAAAGCGGCGGCTTCTTCTTCTCTAAGAGCATAAGAGGAATGAAAATAGGAATCATAGGATATGGATATATAGGAAAGAGATTTGCAGAAATCTTGAAGGGAGGATTCGGCACAAGCGTCTTAGTATATGATCCCTATGTTCCTTCTCAGAAGATTCTTGATGAGGGTTTTCAGCCCTTTGTCGATCTCCACGAAATGCTAAGAGAGGTTGATGCAGTTTCTATTCATGCCGAACTAACAGAGGAAACTTATCACATGATTGGACGGAAGGAGATTGAGGAAATGAAAGATAAAGTAATCCTGATAAACACAGCAAGAGGAGCAATAATAGACACAGAGGCGCTCATACATGGATTAAAAATTGGAAAAATTGGCTTTGCTGGCTTGGATGTAATTGAGGGAGAACCTATAGGTAGCGATCATCCTCTGCTATCTTTTCCAAACGTCCTAATAACTCCGCATGTAGCTTATGCTACAAATGAAGCTATAAAATGCATGGACTATTCCACAGTTGATGCGGTAAAATCTTTCATTGAAGGAAAAGCAATCTTAGAGCAAATATTTTAACACCATGCTACTCCATTAAAGCAATAGTTGAACCGTATTCTTTCAATGTTCTTCGACTAAACTGTTATACAGTTACCTCATAGATAGGGCACATCATCTCTTTTCCATAAAAGGATCTTATGCTCTCTTCTCCCTCTATGATCTTTCCCTCTAATTCTCCTGAAGCAGCTACAATTTTTCCATTCTTTAATATGACTCTTAGCTTTCCAGCAGAGGACTTGCAGTTCATTAGCAGAAATGAGGATGAGGATTTGCTCTGCTCGGCAATTCTTCTCAGTAAATCCTCGCTTATTATATCTATTTCCATCCCCACTGACTTTGATTTCCCAAGAAGGCCAGTGAGAAATGCTGGATCACCTAATTTTTTGGAGAGGTTCTCGTCAAAATCGAATAGCGAGGATTTTTCCCCTAATATCCTCTTTTCCTCGACTGATGGTGCCTGAGGGGTTTCAATTTTTTCTCTTTGCTTTTCCTGAGCAGGAGGTAGAGAGATGACCTGCTTTGGTAAGGATATCATAGATGGAAGCTGTGATTCTACATTTTTTCCCAGGGAATCCAAGAACTCGATTGCCTTCTTCGTCAAGCTGCTTTCATTGGGGGAAGTATATGACAGCTCTATTCTCAAATCGGTAAATGAGCCAGTTGGGATAATCTCAAATGTAATTTTTAAGTCAACCTTCGTTTTATATCTTATTATGCCCACTCCAACAGAAGTTTCTCCCGAGGCAGAAAATG
The Fervidicoccaceae archaeon genome window above contains:
- a CDS encoding aldehyde ferredoxin oxidoreductase family protein, translating into MSKLYGYAGRILRINLERREVKFEEVTKELAAGYIGGRGFNIRKLYDEVPPEVHPLSPDNKLMISTGPIAGTGFPLGARVNVSGKSPLTGILGDSNAGGHFGAEMKYAGFDQIILEGKSRKPIYLYITEKSVEFRDAEGIWGKTVSKALDEIIREIGDHRVQVGIVGPASENGVLFGGVFFNRVRPAARTGMGTLMASKNVKAVAVRGDGYVEVADQNKFEKIVDEIEKEVFSHEQFWPRRIMGTTRILLAGNRIGMLPAYHFSRGEVDFAYDVSGEKLAVKHNVKVRGCFSCVVPCSRVYVYHKDGEIVVNEGLEYEALAGMTVRIGNRDLEKALAAVDLLNELGMDVITTSEVISWAMELYERGLISLADTDGLRLNWGNMEAVIELIKQIAKKDGFGKLLSEGVVKAAEKLRKGMELAFHVKRLEMIQADPRALKGYGLGFAVASRGADHLRSEPFIELSDDPKIGMEMFGEPEATIRLGIRGKGRLVAYYENICALVDSLEVCKNLAENMNILNYEKISELFTAVTGISLSPREIEETGERIVNLERAYLVREGIRRKDDSLPSRFLKEPMKVGKSKGQVIELERMLDEYYAARNWDVNTGIPRESTLLRLGLADVVEDLKRRKIELFS
- a CDS encoding 4Fe-4S dicluster domain-containing protein, which codes for MGLRLEVDFSKCSGCKYCELWCSFKHEGFFSSTFSRIKIIKDDLREIDFPLICQNCEDAPCSKSCPTKALYFDEKEKKVKLDEFLCIGCGSCIDACPYGYLSMNPLKLKPLLCDLCGGQPECVKRCPTGALFLTSRDQQIEKPQKHELGKDYATALAAGLRLRSKWGIRDV
- a CDS encoding sulfide-dependent adenosine diphosphate thiazole synthase, producing the protein MLESLITASILRDSLEDWITFSKGVDVIVVGAGPSGMAAAKYLAEKKIKVLLIERRLSVGGGIGGGGNLFHKVVLNSLAKDILEDFEIKYKKIEDSGLLVVDAVELMIRLANGVLDSGARILLGTSVEDVIVRDNPPSVHGVVTIWTAVEMSSLHVDPIFIPARATVDATGHGAEVIRALVKKNPNFGITLKGESSAYAEKSEKEVVEKTGKVIDGLYACGMSVAELYGLYRMGPIFSSMLLSGKKVAEIIARDLAV
- a CDS encoding peroxiredoxin — protein: MEILDASLVGEDGKEIKLKDLLKGKWTVLYVYPKDNTPGCTAEAKEFSEILSKFVELNVQVYGISMDSPSSHKKFKEKHGLNVPLLTDRDGSVIRKLGAWGKKSGEKEGIIRSTFIFDQEGKLVWRKIGVKPRGHAAEILSIVREMISEKKQ
- a CDS encoding BMP family ABC transporter substrate-binding protein, translating into MRTVSTAIVGAIVVIVIAVAILGIYLAERGGAPSATTTVPATTTSPPKTTTNLSRNSICIVYDVGGRGDLSFNDMAYLGASRAAKDFGLKLVEAQSTSQNDYLPNLNTMAQSGSCLVIVAVGFLMADAVNQTAAQYPNQNFAIIDAVVPQPNVLSVTFKEEEGSALAGALAAMIAHYYNYSSVGVVLGMEIPVLYKFEAGYYWGIRYGEQLYQQYTGQNVTPLNVLWTYTGSFNDPAKGKTATQAQLAQGAGIVYNVAGATGLGIFDAVEEYNMQRGRTMGPPFAIGVDSDQDWIKPGYIIASVEKRVDIGVYDAVQRALSFYSGNISKYGGQLVLGLNEGGVALSSLDDLNTFLQIAVQAGKTVNQTQIFQKVGSMRNSIPQWIWQAVANLTNTLKVNQNISAYGLKFSDIESLIVNNALDSAKIKDIRAKLGVPTG
- a CDS encoding ABC transporter ATP-binding protein, translated to MSSQEENAIEMLNITKVYPDGVVALNDVSLTIKKGEIHGILGENGAGKTTLMRILYGNIRPTRGKIKINGEEVSFKSSADAIKKGIGMVHQHPALVPVFTARENIFLGIPSRQKGEDRLKELIETTGLKVPLEERVEDLSLGIAQRIEILKVLYRGADILILDEPTTNMTSEEVREFFVSLRNLKKMGKTILFISHKLKEVLEITDRITVLRRGKVSGNLETVRATPEELARLMVGREVFLKIEKPIIAPGETVLQVSDLWVRRWDKSWAVKGVAFEVKKGEIFGIAGVEGNGQSELVEAITGLRKPEKGKIILKGKEVTNFSPSSLYEMGMAHIPEDRQRTGLILDMSVWENSILGMHKKRRFVNSLKIFNSRAIYNYVEELIKRYEIVVSRLDTPVRRLSGGNQQKVVVSRELSKDPELIIAAQPTRGLDVGATEYIRRLLVDLKTKGKAVLLVSSDIDEIMELSDRVAVMYDGEFMGIAETFSLNEREIGMMMGGYRLSEIMRGG
- a CDS encoding ABC transporter permease; its protein translation is MNTLSRIKEKYGESIVGFLEVTLAAAIGLGASAVLIRAGGYSPADAFYYLFRGSFGSLYSLYTTLSYSIPLMLTGLAFAVSVRAGLFNIGAEGQVYISALGAIIAASIAMPSYLYLPMEFLIGILLAVLWSLAAGALKVWKGVNEVVSTIMLNWIAFWIVEYARANIYYDPLSPDRTIRIPLAGRLPLLVANTSLYSGIIISIGVVVVMYIIMWKTAVGYEIRAVGLNLFASKYGGIKTSLVALEAFAISGLLSGLAGVMETIGRPPTYAIVTGLTNLVNLGFNGIAVSLIGRNNPIGIIPASIFIGALTAGATSMQIFAGVPLEMVQAVQGIIVIVLAIPGLIRILKSYIKR
- a CDS encoding ABC transporter permease, yielding MDSSMIANILIQTAYASTPLLLASTGEILSERAGIVNIGLEGIMLLSAFIGVVVGDGLKNPLAGILAAVALGALIGLMHGFITAYLKGDHIVSGLGINLFALGFVPYGIYAVWGVRGYYNPSTQAKVPSVFGVSPIFISSIIIVFLVYYLLFHTRFGLSLRSCGEDPRSADASGIRVERMQLLAAVIGSSLSGLAGVFMSLDWLTTITKDLPAGRGFIALAIVNFANWNPLLGLLGSYLFGFFWVIIEWLKISALKQIIPVTLLNIIPYVATLAVTAGVLGRSRPPKYAGVPYKKE
- a CDS encoding NAD(P)-dependent oxidoreductase, with protein sequence MNVAVVRSPKLELFGIFTDAIEKLKEISNVVEIYGSDNEADLAEQLRGYSVAITEPMLPKFGKKFFELNDDIKMIFVHGRGYDNVDVSAARKKGIIVARVPGWCENEAVAEHALALLLEGVKMLWKARIWVSSGEWKRVGESGGFFFSKSIRGMKIGIIGYGYIGKRFAEILKGGFGTSVLVYDPYVPSQKILDEGFQPFVDLHEMLREVDAVSIHAELTEETYHMIGRKEIEEMKDKVILINTARGAIIDTEALIHGLKIGKIGFAGLDVIEGEPIGSDHPLLSFPNVLITPHVAYATNEAIKCMDYSTVDAVKSFIEGKAILEQIF